One window of the Acaryochloris sp. CCMEE 5410 genome contains the following:
- the petJ gene encoding cytochrome c6 PetJ codes for MKKLLSIALTALAVLTFAISSPVLAADAGAGAGVFNANCAACHAGGNNVVQADKTLKADALSANGMDSADAIINQVTNGKGGMPAFGASLSPADIENVAAYVLDQADKW; via the coding sequence TTGAAAAAACTTCTATCTATTGCCTTAACTGCACTTGCTGTACTGACCTTTGCCATCAGCAGCCCTGTTTTAGCCGCTGATGCGGGTGCTGGCGCTGGTGTCTTCAATGCCAACTGTGCTGCTTGCCATGCTGGTGGTAACAATGTTGTCCAGGCTGACAAAACCCTAAAAGCGGATGCTTTATCCGCTAATGGTATGGACTCTGCTGATGCCATCATCAATCAGGTCACCAACGGTAAAGGTGGTATGCCTGCATTTGGTGCTAGCCTTTCCCCTGCTGATATCGAGAACGTTGCTGCATACGTTTTAGATCAAGCTGATAAGTGGTAA
- the psbV2 gene encoding photosystem II cytochrome PsbV2 produces MAVKPTVKCPLVVDQYERRYLYKVHIQGGHQMLKSWLKCCFLAVLWVCLGVFPNSFIAQAGDIEDYIVRYLKVTEPVPIVMDASGETQLFSPEELSDGKRLFDDNCKNCHVGGATLPNPVQSLSMKNLQGATPSRDNVANLIEFQREPTIYDGSDVSFWCRQVPDTWLPDKELANLEAFILRAAEVARGWGTEDVADGIDFT; encoded by the coding sequence GTGGCGGTAAAGCCAACCGTTAAGTGTCCATTGGTTGTTGACCAGTATGAACGACGTTATCTTTATAAAGTTCATATTCAAGGCGGGCATCAAATGCTGAAATCGTGGCTCAAATGTTGTTTTCTTGCAGTTCTTTGGGTTTGTTTGGGAGTTTTCCCCAACAGTTTCATCGCCCAAGCTGGAGATATTGAGGACTATATTGTTCGGTATCTCAAGGTGACAGAACCTGTCCCTATCGTGATGGATGCGTCTGGAGAAACCCAGTTGTTTTCTCCAGAAGAGCTATCGGATGGGAAACGGTTATTTGACGATAACTGTAAGAACTGCCATGTAGGTGGAGCGACATTGCCCAATCCTGTGCAATCTTTGTCAATGAAGAATTTGCAGGGGGCAACCCCTTCTCGGGATAACGTTGCTAATCTCATTGAATTCCAACGAGAGCCAACCATTTATGATGGTAGCGATGTTAGCTTTTGGTGCCGCCAGGTCCCGGATACTTGGCTGCCCGATAAAGAATTGGCAAATCTAGAAGCCTTTATTCTCAGAGCTGCTGAAGTAGCTAGAGGTTGGGGTACTGAAGATGTTGCTGATGGCATAGATTTTACTTAA
- the psbV gene encoding photosystem II cytochrome c-550, with protein sequence MLKRYMLLAVATVFFAFQVLTSTATAAELDDATRTVALNEGSTVTLSTQQAKEGQRLFNFACANCHIGGDTKTNPSINLSSASLAGANPRRDNVEGLVDYMNNPTTYDGFDTISEVHPSTQSTDVFPLMRNLSDEDLFDIAGHILIQPSVIGDQWGGGKANR encoded by the coding sequence ATGCTGAAAAGATACATGTTGCTGGCGGTGGCTACAGTATTTTTTGCTTTTCAAGTATTAACCAGTACTGCAACTGCTGCTGAATTAGATGATGCGACTCGAACAGTTGCGTTAAATGAGGGGAGTACCGTTACTCTATCCACTCAGCAAGCGAAAGAGGGCCAGCGCTTATTCAACTTTGCCTGTGCGAACTGCCACATTGGTGGTGATACAAAAACAAATCCCAGTATCAACTTGTCTTCAGCTAGCTTGGCAGGCGCTAACCCCCGACGTGACAACGTTGAAGGTCTTGTGGATTATATGAACAATCCCACAACCTACGATGGTTTTGACACCATTTCTGAAGTGCATCCTAGTACTCAAAGTACAGATGTCTTCCCTCTAATGAGAAACCTGTCTGATGAGGATCTATTCGACATCGCAGGTCATATTCTCATCCAGCCTTCAGTGATTGGTGATCAGTGGGGTGGCGGTAAAGCCAACCGTTAA